The DNA window TTCAATTAATTTAGTTAAGATGATTAAGAAAAATGGCTTAAAATATGAACTAGATTATGCAAGACTTGGAGAAACAGTAGATAAAGCTGTACATTTTTTAGACAATGTAATTGATGTAAATAAATATCCACTAGAAGAAATAGATAATATGACTAAATCCACTAGAAAAATAGGCCTAGGAATAATGGGCTTTGCAGATATATTATTTTATTTAGGACTGCCATATAATTCAGATGAAGCTGTAGAATTAGCAGAAAAAATCATGGAGTTTATAGATAAAAGATCAAAGAAGAAGTCGTCTGAACTAGCTGCTCAGAGGGGGACTTTTCCTGCACACGAAAAAAGCATATTTAAGGCAAATGGTATTGAGCTAAGAAACTCCACTACTACTACAATTGCACCAACTGGAACTATAAGCATCATAGCAGGAGCTAGCAGCGGAATAGAACCATTATTTGCAATTTCATTTGTACGTAATGTAATGGATAATGACAAGCTTGTAGAGGTACATCCTTATTTTGAAGAAGTAGCAAAGGAGAGGGGATTTTATTCAGATGAGCTAATGGAGAGAATAGCTTCTGAGGGTACATTAGCACATATAGATGAGATTCCGGAGGATGTAAAGAATGTTTTTGTAACAGCACATGACATATCTCCTATATGGCATATAAAGATGCAGGCTGCCTTCCAAAACCATGTAGATAATGCTGTATCAAAAACCGTAAACTTTAAGCATGAAGCAACAAAAGAAGATGTTGAGGAAGTATATACTTTAGCATATAAGCTTGGCTGTAAAGGCGTTACTATCTATAGAGATGGCAGTAGACAAGATCAAGTGCTAAGTACGGCAAAAAAAGAAGAGTCAAAGAAAGATAAGGAACAGAATAATGAAAATGCCATAAAGCCTAGAATGAGACCTGCAATAACTCAAGGCATGACTGAAAAGGTTAGAATAGGCTGTGGCAACCTATATATTACTGTTAACTACGATGAAAACGGAATATGTGAAGTATTTACTAATGTAGGTAGAGCAGGAGGGTGTCCAAGTCAAAGTGAAGCCACAAGTAGATTAGTTTCAATAGCACTTAGATCAGGAATGGATGTTAAATCAGTGGTGGAACAATTAAAAGGTATTAGATGTCATTCAACTCTACGCCAAAGGGGTACTAATAAGGATATCAAGGTTCTTTCATGTCCTGATGCTATAGGTAAAGCACTAGAGAGAGTAATGAACACCTATGTAGATGAAGAGCATCCAACTGTAAATGATATAGCAATGGAGATTGAAAGAGAGACAAAGAATATTTCAGACTCATGCTGCTGTGCTCCTAATAATGAAATATTAGGAGAAGGTGAGATTTCAGTAAGCCTTGAAACAAAACCTCAATCAAAAGGCAACACATGTCCTGAATGCGGCAATGGTCTTGAACACGAAGGTGGATGTGTAATCTGCCGCAGCTGTGGGTTTTCTAAATGCGGTTAGAACTATAATGCTTGAAACTAGTATACAAAATAAAACCTGTTTTTAAAGTTAATTCTTAATAATAAGTATTATAAGCCATCTAAGAATATAGATATGAACTCTAATTCTAGATGGCTTTTTTATTGAAAAAGCATAATTATACAAAGAGAATTATGCTAAGGTACTAATGATAAAGTTCTATATATACTTCACTAATAAATCATTTAATTCTGCCATTATCTTTTTATTATTCAATTTTGCTGCTATAGGTGAAAATATATCTAACATTTGCTTTGCCTTATTTTTCTATGGCTTTCATTCATAAATTCAATTTTTTCATGTTATGAAGTTTCAAGGCTTTGTATTTTTACCAATTATTATCTTGACGTATAGAAATTATTTGATATAGTATAATTATGGTAATGAAAGAGAGGTATAATCTAATGTTTATTTACTAATCTATATTAGCATAACTGCTAAAGGGGCAAATAAAAGTCTTTGAAAGTGGCACTAAAAAGTAACCATTGATTTTGTTGCACATTTTGCTCTATGGATTAGTAATATTATACGTTTTAAGGTGTATAGTCGCTATTTTAGTGATAATATAGACATGTATTTTATTACGCAATCCATCCGAAAAAAGGAGGGATTTTTTTATTTTAGAGGCATGTTGCCTAGCTCATGATTTGTATGTTATGATGTCACTTTAATAAATATGATAAAAATGAGAGGTAATACATGGCTAAGAACTAAGGAAAAGGACATAATTCCTTATTAGACTATATTTAATATATACAAGACACAAATAATTAAATATAATAAATCTAAGGTTGTAAATATGGATTAGTCACAAAGATTTAATAGGAGGTTATACATGTCAAAGCAATTAAAAGCAGATATAGCACTATTACTCGTAACTATAGGATGGGGAGCCTCTTTTTTATTGATTAAAAGCTCATTGTCTGAATTAAGTACATTTAATTTTCTTGCTCTTAGATTTTCTATAGCTTTTATTTTATCCTTAATTGTTTTCTTCAAGAAAATAATTAAGGCTGATAAAAAAACTCTCAAACATGGAATAGTCTTAGGTATTGTAGTATATGCCACATATGGACTTCAAACAATAGGCCTTAATTATACTACAGCTTCAAAATCAGCATTTATAACAGGATTCAATGTAATATTAGTTCCAATATTTTCAACACTACTCATGAAAAAGCTTCCTGATAAAAAAGTATTTTTTAGTGTATTCATAGCATTTATAGGATTAGGGTTATTGACTTTAAATAAAAATGTATCAGGAATAAATATTGGCGATATATATACTTTTATATGTGCAATAACATGTGCAGTTCATATATTACTTATAGGAAAATATACAAAGGAATGTGATTCCGTTGCACTTGCAATTATTCAAATAGGAGTTTGTGCTATACTGAGTTTAATAACATCATTAACCTTTGAAAGTCCTATAATTCCATCAAACTATGATGTATGGATAAATATAATAATACTAAGCGTAGTCTGTACCTTGGGAGTTTTTATTGTTCAAAGTGTGGCACAAAAATATACTAGCCCTACCCATGCAGCATTAATATTTACGGGTGAGCCTGTATTTGCAGCTGTATTCGGATATATCATATTGGGAGAAGTACTGAGCAGTCAAGGCTTTATTGGAGCTATATTGATACTAATTGGGATGGTAATAACTGAAATAGATTTCAAAGTAGCTTTTAAGGAAGTCGCATAAGTTGTTTTATGAACAATGAGAATGGAAAATTAATAGTATAGCGTTAAGGGGGCCAAACATGTTAACTACAGAAAGATTAAAACTCATTCCTTTAACTGCTGATAATCTTAAGCTTTGCATAGAAAACAAATCCGAAATGGAAAAGAAATTAGGATTAGCTGTAACTGGAAAGCAGCTTACTGAAATGATGAAGGGGATATATCAAATAAAGATTGGCTGTATACGCAGAGATAGGGAGAATTTATTGTATTATACCTATTGGCAGATTGTGCCTAAGGATAAGAACTATATAGTTGGTGAAATTGGATTTAAGGATGCACCTAATAGCTTTGGAGAAATTGAAGTAGGCTATGGATTAGACCAAGAGCATAGGGGTAATGGATATATGACAGAAGCACTAATTGAACTTACAAAATGGGCATTTTCACAGACCGATATTAGTGCTATAATAGCAGTGACTCTAAATAATAATATTCCTTCTCATAGGGTCCTGACAAGAGCCGGTTTTATGATGCAGGGCTGTGATTATAAATATATCTATTGGAGATTAGAAAACAATAATAAATTTTCCCACAGATAAACAGGAGGTTTTGAAATGACTAAAAACGCTTTAGCAAGAGAATTGCTGTCTTGGATAAAAAGCATAGGGATTGCGTTTGTTTTAGCCTTGCTTATAAATGTATTTATTTTTGAAATGACTGGAGTAGATGGACCGTCTATGAATCCTACTCTAGAGCATGGAGATAGACTATTCGCAGTAAAAATCAATCAAATATTTAAAAATGTTCCTAAACGAGGATCCATAGTAATAGTAGACGGCAATACTATGAGAGATAGGACCTTAATGGATGAAGTTAAAGACAGTGCCATAGTAAGTACAATTTTAAGACGAAAAAATAGAGACTTACTTATAAAAAGAGTTATTGGTGTGCCTGGAGATGTATTGGAATTCAGAGATAATAGATTGTATAGAAATGGGGAATTATTAGAAGAAGATTATATACTGGAAGAGATGATTGTGGAAAATAAAAGTATAAAAGTTCCAGAGGATCATGTGTTTGTCATGGGTGACAATAGAAATAATAGTAGAGATAGTAGGTCTATAGGGCCTATTCCTTTGAAAAATGTAAGGGCAAAAGTAATTGTTAGATTATTTCCCTTTAATAAAATAGGCTTACTATAGAATAAAACCTGAATCTTAAGAGGTGAAATTACAGTGAAATATAAGGATTATTATGAATTGTTAGGAGTATCAAAAAGCGCAACTAATAGCGAAATAAAGAAGGCTTATAAAAAGCTAGCTAAAAAATATCATCCTGATTTAAAT is part of the Proteiniborus sp. MB09-C3 genome and encodes:
- a CDS encoding vitamin B12-dependent ribonucleotide reductase, yielding MQLGENAIKVLERRYLTKDIEGNVIETPEDMFKRVAKHIAQADKIYDESADIEDTENVFLDMMTNLEFIPNSPTLMNAGRELGQLSACFVLPIEDSMEGIFDAIKNAALIHKSGGGTGFSFTRLRPRGSSVKSTGGVASGPISFMKVFNSATEAVKQGGTRRGANMGILRVDHPDIMEFIKCKQDTSEITNFNISVGLTEKFMEAVEKGESYELIDPHTKQPVSSLNAKEVFDNIVSMAWNNGEPGIIFLDRINKANPTPGLGEMESTNPCGEQPLLPYESCNLGSINLVKMIKKNGLKYELDYARLGETVDKAVHFLDNVIDVNKYPLEEIDNMTKSTRKIGLGIMGFADILFYLGLPYNSDEAVELAEKIMEFIDKRSKKKSSELAAQRGTFPAHEKSIFKANGIELRNSTTTTIAPTGTISIIAGASSGIEPLFAISFVRNVMDNDKLVEVHPYFEEVAKERGFYSDELMERIASEGTLAHIDEIPEDVKNVFVTAHDISPIWHIKMQAAFQNHVDNAVSKTVNFKHEATKEDVEEVYTLAYKLGCKGVTIYRDGSRQDQVLSTAKKEESKKDKEQNNENAIKPRMRPAITQGMTEKVRIGCGNLYITVNYDENGICEVFTNVGRAGGCPSQSEATSRLVSIALRSGMDVKSVVEQLKGIRCHSTLRQRGTNKDIKVLSCPDAIGKALERVMNTYVDEEHPTVNDIAMEIERETKNISDSCCCAPNNEILGEGEISVSLETKPQSKGNTCPECGNGLEHEGGCVICRSCGFSKCG
- a CDS encoding GNAT family N-acetyltransferase, giving the protein MLTTERLKLIPLTADNLKLCIENKSEMEKKLGLAVTGKQLTEMMKGIYQIKIGCIRRDRENLLYYTYWQIVPKDKNYIVGEIGFKDAPNSFGEIEVGYGLDQEHRGNGYMTEALIELTKWAFSQTDISAIIAVTLNNNIPSHRVLTRAGFMMQGCDYKYIYWRLENNNKFSHR
- the lepB gene encoding signal peptidase I → MTKNALARELLSWIKSIGIAFVLALLINVFIFEMTGVDGPSMNPTLEHGDRLFAVKINQIFKNVPKRGSIVIVDGNTMRDRTLMDEVKDSAIVSTILRRKNRDLLIKRVIGVPGDVLEFRDNRLYRNGELLEEDYILEEMIVENKSIKVPEDHVFVMGDNRNNSRDSRSIGPIPLKNVRAKVIVRLFPFNKIGLL
- a CDS encoding DMT family transporter, coding for MSKQLKADIALLLVTIGWGASFLLIKSSLSELSTFNFLALRFSIAFILSLIVFFKKIIKADKKTLKHGIVLGIVVYATYGLQTIGLNYTTASKSAFITGFNVILVPIFSTLLMKKLPDKKVFFSVFIAFIGLGLLTLNKNVSGINIGDIYTFICAITCAVHILLIGKYTKECDSVALAIIQIGVCAILSLITSLTFESPIIPSNYDVWINIIILSVVCTLGVFIVQSVAQKYTSPTHAALIFTGEPVFAAVFGYIILGEVLSSQGFIGAILILIGMVITEIDFKVAFKEVA